The nucleotide sequence AGAAATCATAGAATGGTCTGAAAAAAACGGAGTGCTGTCATTAATCATCCTAGAGAGCAACCCTTACTCTGAAAATTTTGATCTTTTCAAATCTTACGGAATTCCTGTTTGGGGATGGGATAGCAATAGCCTAAGCGCTGATTTTGAGAATGATCTTGAAGAGTTGGAAAAAAACCCGCAAAAATATTACAATCCTTTTTCTCTGTCAGTGTTTCATATTCGCAATTGGCTGAAAGGCATAAAACGAGAATTTATAGAAGTTAAAGATGAGGAAATAACAAACGCCCTTAACGAAGCTTTGCAATTATATTTTGATATAAAAAAGCTTTGCAAAAATACAAAAAACGAGGCGCTTTCAAGAGCTCTGATTACTTATTTGTCATGCAAATATGCTTTTGAAAGGATGCTTGCGCCTTTAGAAATTACTGAAAATGAATGCAAAATGACTTTCCTTGCTAAAACGATAGAGAAAAGAATAGAAAATTTAGAATATTGGCAAAACATTCTTTCAACTCAAGACCCTTATTTTGGCAGCTTCTGGGGAAAGACCTACAGTTTAATAAAAGTTTTATATCAAAAATTCATTTCAAGAGGAAATCCTAAATATGAGCAAATAAAAAAGATCATCAAAGAATCGATAAACAACAACGAAAAAATTTTAATCTTCAATTATAGCGAGCCTTATGCGAGGGCTTTGAAAACCGCTTTAGAAAAAGATTTTGCCTTATCTGATGAAGAACTTCAAGAAAAAGGAATTTTTATCACAAGCATAAACGAAAGGCATGTTGAAGCGGATTATGATAAATGCATTATTTTTGGACAAATGCCTTTTCGGGCTTCTTGGTTATTAAGAACTGCTTGCGCTCATAAAGTTATTTTCTTGGTTTATCCATCAGAAAAAGCATTATTAAAGTATCAATTTGAGAGCGAAGAAAAAAAATTCACAGATTCTTTTGGAAGAGGCACCAGGATTAATTTTCTTAAAAGGATATTGAAAAAAGAAGACCTTAAAAGATTGCCCCCTCCACCAAAGCCAGGGATTCAAAACGTTTTCTCTTTAAAGCTCGATGAGAAACAAATTAAGGACGAAGAGAAATTAAAACCTCTCTTGTCTGACATAGAAATAGATGATGAGCTAATATTAGAAGAAGAAATAGATTTTGAAGATGAAGATGAGCTTGAAGAAACATCAATAAATGAAGAGGGGAAAGTCGTTGTCAAATGTTGTAAGATTGTTTTGGAAGATGGCGGAGTAATGTACGTCAGACCTTCCCGAAAGATACCTATATTTAAAAACGGAAAAAGGCTGGAGTATGTAAGCGTACAAAAAGCGCGAGAAGGAGATTTATTAATAGTAGTCAAAAACAACATAAAGAACAGTTTAGCTCAAGAAATAATAAAAAAAGCGGACAATCACCCTAGCATGCAGAAATTAAAGTTTCTTGTGAATTCATGGGTTGTTGCTTTAAGGAAAGGCATGGCAGAGCATAATGACAGCGTTCATAAATTCTTGGAAAAATTACAAGCAGAACAAAAGAAAGAGAACTCGCCAGTAATAACTAATTGGCTGACAATACAATTATGGAAAGAAGGATTAGTCATAGGACCTCAAAATTCTAAAAACATTAAATTCATAGGAAAGATATACAATCAGCAATATCTTGTGGATCATTATAGGGAAATTGGCGCAGCAATAAGCAGGTTAAGAGGAATACACCATAGATTGCTAAGAAAATTAAATGACATGGTTTTAAGAGCAGGATTAAAAAGCATTAGCGGCTCTATCCAAAATGAATTAATTGACGAAGAATTTAATTTATACGTCGAAGATTTTGCTGATATAATCTCGATAGAGAAAATAAAATCGATATCCTTGAATGAATCTGCTGAAAGGTCAAAATTAGATAAAATAGTGAGGTATGAAAAATGACAATAGATAATAATTTAAGAAGAAAATTTGTAAAACATGTTTACAAAAAATTAAAGGAAAGATTAAGCGGTTCGGGTTGCGATAGAGTTTACGGGGATAAACCTCAAATCAAATTTTTTGTTGGATCATTGTGCAGTCAAGATCCGAAGAGTTCTTTAGGCAGCATAAGAACAAAAGTTGCACCCGTTAGAATGGGAGTGGAGTTTCTTTTAAACAAAGACGATGTGGCTAATGCAACTTTGAAGATTAAACCAAAAGCATCTGTCTTTTTTAAAGTGATCCCCGATTATGAAGAACAACTTGAAGCAGCTGTAAAAAAGAGCAAACTTTCAAGAGAAGAATTCATTAAAGAAGTAGAGAAACAAAAAAAATTATCTGAAGAAGGCAAAGAAGATATAAACTTAGGCATCAAACCACTTACAGTTTTCAAAAAGCATAAAATAAAAGATGTTTTGTTGTCTTGCAAAATTTCTGAAGTTGTAGAAAAAGATTTTGAAGGAGAATTTGAACTTCCTGGCGTGAAAGAACTTGTAGAAGACGCGCACAATGCTTACAAATCAGAGGAAAGATTATACCGTCCGAAAAAAAGAAAAAAAGATGAGATGGAATCTAAAATACCTCTTTCTGTTCTCTCATCTGAAGAAGATTATTACAAATTCATGAGCGAATGGGGAGAAAAAGATGTTTATCCTTCATGGGATTTTAAAATTGTTGTAAAAACAACAGAGTTTAATGACTCTCAAATAAAAGTGAGCGTTCTATTCGAAAATACTTGCGTAGCAAAGGAAAATGATCATATTGATAATTTTCTCTTTGACACGCATCTTGACGTTGAAGTGGAAGGTGCTAACATCCAGAATTTTATAATCGATTATCTTAATGATCATTACAAATACAATGGAGATATGGGCGCCAGCGGAATAAACTGCGAAGCCAAAAGAACAGGCAACAAAATCGTAACTGAACACATGCCTTTTTTTGAACAACTCAGGCTTAAAACTAATGACAAATTAAAAGCAAAGTTTGAAGATTTGGCCTCAGACAGAGCTGTTGAAGTGCTGGAAAAAATAGCAAAAGAAATGAGGAGATATCTTGAAGAAGAATACAAACGTTTTGGAAAAGAAGCTGTTTTCAAATCAGACATAGGAAAGAAAAGATTTGAGGAAGATATGAATGCTTTTGAAGATGAGATAAAGAGATTCGAGTATGGAATTGAAATTCTCAAAAAATATCCTTTAGCCATGAAAGCATTTAAAAAAATGAATTTGAGTTTTTTAAATTCTAGCAAGAGCAAAGCGTCTGACAAGAAATATGATTCATGGAGAATATTTCAAATAATCTTTATCGTAATGAATGTGCCCGATGTCGTTTCAATCGAATATCCTGAGGTCAAATCAAATTTTGAAAGAGTTGAAGTCCTTTATTTTCCAACAGGTGGAGGAAAAACAGAAACCTATCTTGGGCTTGCAATATTCACTTTATTCTTTGATAGATTAAGAGGTAAGAAATTTGGCGTGTCAGTTATGACAAAATTTCCACTTAGGCTTCTTTCTCTTCAACAAATTCAAAGAATAGCGAATATCTTAGCGCAAGCAGAACTTATTAGGAGAGAAGATCCGGAAACAAACAGCGAGGGTTCTGAAGAATTCTCACTAGGATACTTTGTTGGAGATAGAAACACGCCTAATAAACTCATGAGCAAAGGAACAATATTCGGCGGGCAAGATAAGGATCTTCTTACTCCGATAGTAACTGAAAGAAATCAGATTCTAAAAGGAGAACTTAAATTAGATGATGAGAATTTAGAAGGTAGAAAATACCTCATTATCTCAAAATGTCCCTTTTGCGGAAGCAAAGAGATAATGATTGATGCAGATGTTGAAAAGATAAGGCTAATGCATAGGTGTATGAATAAAGAATGCCAAGAAGATGTTTTGCCAATTTACGTCTCTGATATGGAAATTTACAGATATCTCCCTTCTTTCATTATTTCAACTTTGGACAAAATCGCCATATGCGGGCTTCAGAAGAACTTTAGAAATCTATTCGGACAAGTAACCCATAAATGCCCTCTCCACGGATACAGCAATTCTTCTGAGTGTACTGAAAAATGGTTATGCAAAGCAGACAAAGAGAAATTTGAAAAAATAACACCTTATGATCCTGTTCCAACGCTCCAAATACAAGACGAAATGCATTTAGTAAGAGAATCCTTAGGAACTTTTAACTCTCATTATGAAAGCTTTTTAGAACACTACGAGAAAATGCTTACTAAAGGGAAACGCAGCATGAAAATACTAACAGCAACTGCAACTATATCCGAATATAAGATGCAAACAGATCATCTATATGCTAAAGATGCGTGCCAGTATCCTTCTCAAGGACCAAAGATCTCTGAGTCTTTTTATGCTTCTGTGGACAATGATGATTTAAATAGACTCATAATAGGGATAACTCCTCACTTCAAAACGATGATATTTTCTGTTCTTGACGTAATCGAAACATATCATGAGTTGATTCAAAGATGGCATTCTAAACCTCAAGAATTGATTGCTGAGTTAGGCGTAGAAGTAACTAATGAAGAAATTAAGGAAATGCTAAAAGACTATATGATAAAATTATCTTATCATCTTGCAAAAAGCGACGGAGATAGCATATCAAACTCAATAAGGACTATGACAAATAGGTCTTTGAGAGAAAAAGGGATACCAGAAATAAAACAAAGCCCGCTTACGGGGGACGTATCCTTCAATGATGTGAGGATAGTCCTTGATAAAATTGAGAACCCTAAAACAGAGGAAGACATGATTGATTTAATTATTGCCACTAGCATGATATCTCATGGGGTGGATATCGACGCCCTAAACTTCATGGTATTCATGGGAATGCCTCATAATACTGCAGAATACATCCAAGCTAGCAGCAGAGTAGGAAGGAAATACCCCGGCATTGCAATTGTAATATTTAACCCGACCAGAGAAAGAGATCAAAGTTATTTCAAATTTTTTACAAAATTCCATGAATATAAAGATTTGCTAGTGGAAGCAGTTCCGATTAATAGGTGGGCTAAATTTAGCATAAACAGAACTGTGCCGGGCATATTTAGCGCCTCAGTTTTAAATTATTTTGATGCCATTGCAAGCCCCCAACTAAAAGGCAAATCCTTAAACATGAGCAAGGTTTTTGAAAAGGCCATTGATGAAGGAATTATCAATGAAGAGGAAATAAAGCAGTTTCTTCTTGAAAGTTACAAAGTGAACAAGGATACTATTGGATTTGGTTTTGATAAAGTTATAGAGGATAAAACAGAAACATATATCCACGAGATTACTCAAACTTTAGGAAATGAGTTTATTACAAGACCCATGTCCGATAAACCCATGACAAGTCTGAGAGATGTTGACACGCTCATAGACATTAATCTGTCACCCGACGGGATGATGATTTTGAAGAACATAAAAGCAAGCAGAACTCCTGTCTTTGATGAAGAAGAAAATGAGGAGGATGAATAAGATGATGAGAAGAGGTAAAAATCAAGTTCTTTTTAAATTTCTTCCAGGAAAACCCATAGATTATAATCAGGGGAATGCAATTGCTCTGGTTGAGAGGTGGTTCAGTCATAAAGTTGATGATGTTAATAAAACAAGGATCATAAAGGAAGTCTATAATGCTATAAGATCATTTAAGTCAAAAAGAGGATATCCTAGAATTGCAAGTCCAGATTCCTTTGAATTGTTATCTCCTGTATTTGTAGAAGCCGAGTTATTCCCATTGACTTTTATTTGCGATTCATGTAGCAGAGCTTACAGTTTTGGCTCTGTGCAACAACTTAACAGAGTGTTAAGAAAACACAAATGTATTTCCTGCGGTGGGAAATTAACGCAAATGGATTTGGTATATACCCATGAATGCGGGCATTTATGGGCTCCGAAAATTGCGCCATGCAAAGAACACGGATTTGAAAAAATCATTCTTAATAAACATGGCAGTAATTCTCCAAAAGATTGGCGTTGGGAGTGCGGAATATGCAAGAGGGAAACATCCTCCTTAAACAGTTGGTGCCCTGCTTGCAAAGGAACATCAAATTCTCAAATTTGCTATCCAAAACCATTCAGGCAAACAAACGTTTTCACACCGCATTCATTAACTCTTGTCAATCTTCAAAATTTGAATGAAGATAGGATTTACGAAGATGATATCTTCAAAAAGTTGATATTGGCCAAATACATGGATTTGTTTAAGAAGCATAATTCAACTTTTCAAGAATGTTTAGATGTTTCTCCGAAAGACGATAATAAGCTTGATCAATTGATTAAGGAGCTCAAAGCGAAAAATATGTCCGAAGAGATGATAAATCAAGTTCTGGAATCAATGAATAAGGTTAATCCGAACAAGAAAGGCGTTAGGGATGCTATAATCAAAGAGGTTGAAACATTGATTTCACCTCCAGAAGGAGATATGTCTGGTGTAGCCTTAAAAGCATATGAATTTATGGAGACTTTAGATTCTTCTGCTTCAGTTCATATAAAAAGGATTGTAGAAAGTTCAGAGAGAAAGAACCATCCTAAAATAGAACAAATAAGAAAATTTCCTAAAAAATTAGAAGAAATCGGAATTAAAAATGCATATGTGCTTAATGATCTCTCCATAGTTAAGTTAGTCTACGGTTACACAAGGGGCGCTCCTGACAATAAATCAAATGAGGATAAAAGGACTTTGAATAGATTTGCTACTGATAAATCAACTGACCAAGGAAAAACCCCCATTTATCTTAATAAAGCAAATACTGAAGCGATTTTATTAGAATTTGATAGATGGAAGATTCTGACCTGGTTAAAAGAAAATGGTGTGATAGATGAGGTCCCTTCTAAAGATGATGAAGCGGCATTAAAGGCTTGGTTTCTGAACAATGTGCAAACAGACAGAATCTCTCCTTTTAGAGAGATTGATCCGCAACTTAAAAAAACAAAAATGGTATATAAACTTCTGCATTCTATAAGTCATGCTCTATTGACGACTTGTTCTGTTGAGTGTGGAATGGATAAAAATTCTCTGGCAGAACTTATCTTCCCATCCATTCCCGCGATAATCATTTATTGTAGCAACGTTCAAGAATTCCAAATCGGCGGGATGTTCACTTTATTTGAGAATAATATAATCCCATGGGTTGAGAAAACACTCACCAAAGTTGGAACCTGCATATATGATCCTGTTTGCATGGATCATCAATCAGCTTGCCATGCTTGTTTGCATTTAAGCGAAATTTCTTGCGTACATTTCAATTATGATCTCGGGAGAGATATCCTAATTGGGAAGAAAAATAGCAATGAAGAAATAATCGGTTTTTGGAGTAAAAAATTCCTTAGAAAGGTCAATGTTGAAAATGGTTGATGTATTCAGCAAAGAGAAAAGAAGCTGGATTATGTCCAGAATAAGATCGAAAAACAGTAAATTAGAAGTGTCTTTCAGAAAAATTCTTTGGCGTGAAGGCTTTCGATACAGAGTTCATTATAAGAAGCTGCCTGGCAAACCAGATATCGTTTTTACAAAACAAAAAGTTGCTGTCTTCATCGATAGTCATTTTTGGCATGGTTACAACTGGGAAAAGAAAAAGAAAAAACTAAAAAGCGAATATTGGCAATGGAAAATTCCATACAATATGGAACGTGACAAGAGGGTTAATAAAGAATTAAAAAAAATGGGCTGGAAAGTCTTGAGGTTCTGGGAGCATGAAATCAAAAAAAATCCTTACTCATGCATAGATAAGATTAGGAAAGCTCTTCTCTAATTTTATCTAACATCGATTTGTTTAATCTTCCATGAGCTATTAGCCTAAGTTCTCTTAAGAAATTTATTACATCCATTCCGCTAATCAATTTAATTGGGTAACTATCTTCAAATAACTCTTCTTGTGCTTGCATTGAAAAATATGATGTTGTAATAAATAACCCATACTCCCCCCTATTCAGCTTGGCAGCTAATCTTGAGAGGTCTTTCGGTCCGACAGCGTTATTAGGTCCGAATTTTTTGGCTTCGCCTTTAAAGAATATTGTATAATTTAGAGGATAAGGCAGTGTGAAATGGCCAAAAAAGTCGAATCCTTTATCTTTTACAAATCGAGTATTCATAATAGAATGTTTTATCCCTTTTATGCTTTCAATGAGATAAACTGTAAACCTTTCGAACTCTTTGGGTTTTAACCTATGAATCTCTTCCAGAATTTTATACTCTGAAGAATTCTTAGCAGGAAGCTGTTCTTCTTTTGATTTAATATTCTTTCTCCATACTTTCAAATAAGCTGGTTTTTTCCCAGAAGTATAATCCTTCCAGATTTTAGGAGGCGTATATTTCTCTCCTTTGACTTTTTTATGAATCCAATCTAAATCCACTGGATCAATGTCTAATATTTGAAGAACAGCTCTATAATTTCTTACTGGTTTGCCTTTATCTTCAAACCAGGTTCGTTCAAGATTCTCCATAACGCATAAACCTTCAAATATAATCTTCCCTCTTTCAGGTTTTGAGAAAAACAATATTGGAGGAATTTCTTTTAAGTTCCCTTCTAAAATCTTATCATGAACTTTTTTCAATATTTTGTTTCCCATAAAGTCTTCGCATTTGCGTTTTTGATCGGCTTTTGCATCACCCCAATAATAAATAACTCCGTTGTTTCTATCTATCACATCTTCCCAAGGATTATGATAAGAACTCGAGGCTGTTTTCGTAATCAAAATCAGTGCGGCTGGCAATTCTTTTTTATCTTTATAACGCAACCACCTAATCCCTGGCGAATTCATCATCCCAGAAACTCCAGGTATATTAATCCAGCGCATAAACTGATCTTCTTCAAAGTTAGGGTTGCCTTTGTCTACATATTCTTTTCCAATCTCAAAAATACGCTTCATGATCCTGGATTAATAATATTCTTTTAATATATGCTTTGCTATCCTTTCTGCTAATGCCGGAGGGACTGCATTCGCAATTTGCTGCGATACTGCTTCTAATGTTCCTTCAAACACAAAATTATGAGGGAAAGTATGCAATGTAGCCTTCTCTCTGTTCGTAAGATATCTGTCTTCATCGGGATGGATAATATAATTATTTGTGATTGTTATTGATGGTTGTTCATTATGCAATCTTCTGTAATAACTGCCATATCTCTTCACAGTCACTAATTTTCCGTTTCTCATTTTCTTAACTTTAAGATGGTCTGGAAGATGTTCGTAATATCCTCCTGGAGGAATGTGCTTAATTCTTTCTAAAACGTGCGGTTCGTTTATTGTGATCTCATGATTTTTCAAATTTTTGTGCTTGCTTAATCGCTTAAGAAAAGGTCCAACTACTGATATCTTTTTAGATTCCTTGGGGAATGTTATTTCAACGTCTTTTCTTGATGTTGCCAGGAAAATAACCCTTCTTCTTTTTTGAGGAACACCATATTTTTCCGTTTCGAATACTTTATATTTTGCGCGATATCCTGCTCTATTAAACGACCTCAATATCATGTCTCTGAATGGTTTATCATGTTCATCTTTTCTCACCAAGAGGTCCGCAACATTTTCCATTACAACGAAATCAGGTTTTAAAATCTTAATCATTCTGATATAATCTCTGAATAATTGATTTCTTTCATCATCCCTTCGAAGATTGTTATTGTTAAGCCTTGTGAAACATTGGCAAGGAGGCCCTCCTATAACAACATGGATCTTTTTTACATTCCTTTTGTCTAAAGCATCTTTCAACATTTTAGGGCTTATGTTTCGAATATCTTCCTGCAAAAATTCCGTATTTGGAAAATTCCTTCTGTAAGTCCTGGCTGCAGGTTCCCAGAAATCACTTGCAAGGACTATGTTAAACCCAGCTTTTTCAAAGCCCAAATCAAAACCTCCGCAACCGGAAAAGAAGCTTGCAACATTTAGTCTCTTGCTCATTTTCATACCCTTTTAACTTCACCTTATTTTATTCTTTATTTTATTTCTCTTTCAAGTATTTTTTTATAAGCTTAACAATAATCTCATTCATTACAGTTTTCTCGTCAGTTGATTTCTTCTTCAGTTTATCTCTTAATCTCTCATCCATTTTCAGCTGAAATGATTTTTCTGCCATTTTTATCACGTTTGCTCCTAAACAATAGTTATATTA is from Candidatus Schekmanbacteria bacterium and encodes:
- a CDS encoding restriction endonuclease produces the protein MKRIFEIGKEYVDKGNPNFEEDQFMRWINIPGVSGMMNSPGIRWLRYKDKKELPAALILITKTASSSYHNPWEDVIDRNNGVIYYWGDAKADQKRKCEDFMGNKILKKVHDKILEGNLKEIPPILFFSKPERGKIIFEGLCVMENLERTWFEDKGKPVRNYRAVLQILDIDPVDLDWIHKKVKGEKYTPPKIWKDYTSGKKPAYLKVWRKNIKSKEEQLPAKNSSEYKILEEIHRLKPKEFERFTVYLIESIKGIKHSIMNTRFVKDKGFDFFGHFTLPYPLNYTIFFKGEAKKFGPNNAVGPKDLSRLAAKLNRGEYGLFITTSYFSMQAQEELFEDSYPIKLISGMDVINFLRELRLIAHGRLNKSMLDKIREELS
- a CDS encoding DNA cytosine methyltransferase; the encoded protein is MKMSKRLNVASFFSGCGGFDLGFEKAGFNIVLASDFWEPAARTYRRNFPNTEFLQEDIRNISPKMLKDALDKRNVKKIHVVIGGPPCQCFTRLNNNNLRRDDERNQLFRDYIRMIKILKPDFVVMENVADLLVRKDEHDKPFRDMILRSFNRAGYRAKYKVFETEKYGVPQKRRRVIFLATSRKDVEITFPKESKKISVVGPFLKRLSKHKNLKNHEITINEPHVLERIKHIPPGGYYEHLPDHLKVKKMRNGKLVTVKRYGSYYRRLHNEQPSITITNNYIIHPDEDRYLTNREKATLHTFPHNFVFEGTLEAVSQQIANAVPPALAERIAKHILKEYY
- a CDS encoding very short patch repair endonuclease, whose protein sequence is MVDVFSKEKRSWIMSRIRSKNSKLEVSFRKILWREGFRYRVHYKKLPGKPDIVFTKQKVAVFIDSHFWHGYNWEKKKKKLKSEYWQWKIPYNMERDKRVNKELKKMGWKVLRFWEHEIKKNPYSCIDKIRKALL